Within Pseudomonas paeninsulae, the genomic segment GTTTTCGACGCGACAAAACAGCCGAAAAACAGCAGCTAATCCAGTGTTTTGCAGTATTAACAGTCGCCTCACTGCCGCTCCGGCAGCCCATCCTCCACCCCCGCACTGTTATCCAGCAAGCTCTTGGTGGCCGTCTGCAGGAAAGCCTCGAGATTCTGCTGCAGTTCGGGATCGAGATCGCTGCGTACCCGCTCGGCGCTCGGCTCGGCCCCCAGGCGATAATCATACAGCCGCGGCTCGAAGCCCTTGGGCTGAATCAGAATGCGCTTCGAGGTCACTAGGGCCACGGTCTGATCGCCGCCCGAGGGCTTGATCACGCCGATGCCCAGATCACCTTGGGGCAGATTGAGTAGGTCGCGCCCCCAGCACTGATGACGCACCTCGCCGCCCAGGCGGCCCATGATGGTCGGCACGATGTCGACTTGGGTGCCGACCGTATGGCTGACGGCGCCGAATTTATCCTGGATGCCCGGGCCGATCAGCAACAGCGGCACGTTGAAGCGAAACAGATCCATCTCGGTCAGTTGCTCGGTGCTGCCAAAACCATGATCGCCGACCACCACGAACAGGGTGTCCTTGAAATACGGCGCCTTGCGCGCCTTGTCGAAGAACTGACCGAGCGCCCAGTCGGCATAGCGCATGGCGGTGAGGTGTTCATCGGCCGAGCCGTGACCGGTCACCGGCTCGACCGGCAGGTTCTCCGGCAGCGCATAGGGGGTGTGGTTGGACAGGGTTTGCAGCAAGGCATAGAACGGTTTGCTGCCGAAGTTGTTGGCCAACTCGCTGGCACCGCGGTCGAACATGTCCTGGTCGGACACACCCCAGGTCGGGTCCATGAATACCGGATCGACGAAGTCCTCACGGCCGATGAAATTGCTCATGCCCTGGTTGCTGAAGAAACCCGACTGGTTGTCCCATTGGAAGTTGCCGTTGTAGACGTACAGGTTGTCATAACCACGAGCGCCGAGCAGTTGCGGCAGGCCGGAGAACTTGTTCGCGCCTTCGGGGGTGCGCATCAGGTACTCGAAACTCGGCAGGTTGGGGAAGCAGGCCATGCTGGCAAACATGCCCTGGTGGGTATGGGTGCCGTTGGAGAAGAAGCGATCGAACAACAGGCCCTCTTGCGCCAGTTTGTCGAAGTGCGGCGTGATATTACCCGGATAGCCCATGGCGCCGACAAAGTGGCCGGCAAAGCTTTCCATCAAAATCACCACCACATTGCGAATCGGCAAGGTGGCGTCGGCGGGCGGCGTGAAGTCACGGCGGATCGCCGCAGTGTCGGCATCGACCAGCTGATCGTAGGGAGTCAGTAGCAGTTCGCGCACGGTTTCCTGAGCCTGCTGGTCGGTCATGGTCGACTGCCAGGCGTTTTCACGGTGCGAGGAAAAACTGGCTTGGGCAGCCGAGATCAGGGTCAAGGTGCCATTCAGGCCGAGCTGATTGGCGAACATCGACTCGGTGGTATAGGCATCGCCCCAGCGCAGCGGCGGACCCGAGCTGATGTGGCCACGGGCCGCAATCACGGCCACCAGCAGGCAGACGCCGAAGGTAGCGATACGCCAATACCAGGCCGGCGCACTCGTTGCGGATGACGCCTTGGCCGCTGGCCGGCTGAGCAGGTCCAGGCGCTTGAACAGTTTGCTCAGCAACCAGGTCGCCACGGCCCAGGCCAGCAGATAGCGGCCGACCGGGAAGCCGTTCCAGAGCATGCTCAAGACAGTCTTGGGATCTTCCTGAAAGTACTGGAACACCAGGCTGTTGAGGCGTTGATGAAACTCGCGGTAGAAGTCCAGTTCGGACAGACCGAGAAACAGGGTGATGCTGGCGAATGCCGTCAACCAGAGGCGATGCAAGCCTCGGGCAGCCATGGCGCGCACGCTGAGCAACGACAGCAGCAACGGGATGCAGGCATAGACCACCACCCGCAGGTCGAAACGCAGGCCATTGAGGAAGGCCTCGGCAAAGCTAGCCGCCGGAGTGATGCCGATCAGCTCGCGGTTGTAGACCAGCAAGGCCACCCGCAGCAAGGCATAGATCAGCAGCAGCGCCATCGCACTCAAGAGGGTGAAGGCCAGGTGACTTTTCAGGGTCGGACGCGCGAGATGAGATGCAGACGCTGGATGATTGAGGGCCGGAGTGGAGGCCATAGGTTCAGATTCCGTGGGATCGACGCTTGAGTTCGAGAATACGCTTGCGGCCTTGCTCGGCCAGCAAGTAGCGACCGGGAGCCACGGCGATGATGGTTTGTGCGGAGCGCAAATGTTGCAAGACTACCTGCAACTCTCCAGAAGAATCGAGCAGCAGCAAGCGAGCCATATGGGTACTGTCTTCAGTGATCCACAGGCCGTCGGCGGTGCACAGTAAAAAACCCGGCTGATTGAGGCCGGCCTGCACCAGAACGTCTTCACCCGAGGCTTGCCACTGCTTGATCCAGCCCTTT encodes:
- a CDS encoding LTA synthase family protein; translation: MASTPALNHPASASHLARPTLKSHLAFTLLSAMALLLIYALLRVALLVYNRELIGITPAASFAEAFLNGLRFDLRVVVYACIPLLLSLLSVRAMAARGLHRLWLTAFASITLFLGLSELDFYREFHQRLNSLVFQYFQEDPKTVLSMLWNGFPVGRYLLAWAVATWLLSKLFKRLDLLSRPAAKASSATSAPAWYWRIATFGVCLLVAVIAARGHISSGPPLRWGDAYTTESMFANQLGLNGTLTLISAAQASFSSHRENAWQSTMTDQQAQETVRELLLTPYDQLVDADTAAIRRDFTPPADATLPIRNVVVILMESFAGHFVGAMGYPGNITPHFDKLAQEGLLFDRFFSNGTHTHQGMFASMACFPNLPSFEYLMRTPEGANKFSGLPQLLGARGYDNLYVYNGNFQWDNQSGFFSNQGMSNFIGREDFVDPVFMDPTWGVSDQDMFDRGASELANNFGSKPFYALLQTLSNHTPYALPENLPVEPVTGHGSADEHLTAMRYADWALGQFFDKARKAPYFKDTLFVVVGDHGFGSTEQLTEMDLFRFNVPLLLIGPGIQDKFGAVSHTVGTQVDIVPTIMGRLGGEVRHQCWGRDLLNLPQGDLGIGVIKPSGGDQTVALVTSKRILIQPKGFEPRLYDYRLGAEPSAERVRSDLDPELQQNLEAFLQTATKSLLDNSAGVEDGLPERQ